TCGATGGCAAGCAGACCAGCCTGTTCTGGACGACGCTGTTGCAGACAGTACCTCTGGCGGCGCTCTTCACGCGCTTCTGAGAATATATAATGGCGATCAAGTCCTGCGGGTCGCACAGTCAAGAGCAGTGTTGCAGCTTTAGTGTCGCCCTGTTAGGCTCGATCTGGGAACCGCTGCGGCGCGGTAGAATTTGAGGGGTTCTAATGGCTAAAATGATGATATTCGGGGCCGTTCTGGCTCTCGCGGCCAGTGGGCCGGCGATGGCGGCGCAGACGGGCGATTCTTCCGCGCCGTCGAATGCGACGAGCGGCACGGCCAAGGGTGGCGCCCAGCACGCGGGTGTCTTCCGCAGCCCCACCAATATTGCGATCGCTCTCGGCGGTCTCGCGGCGGTGGGCGTCGGCGTTGCCGTCGCGACGAGCGGCCATGACGGTCATCGCCCTACGAGCCCGTGACATCTGAACGGTATCGTTTTTACTGATTTCGATATTGCAGCGCTCCGCAGTCGATAGCGATCCTGCGGAGCGGCGTGCCGGCGTCGTTGCATTCCTGGATCAAGCCTGGAGCTTTATAGTTGTCGCGCGCGATCAGCCGATATCTGGCACCCATCTATCTGACGCTGTGTCTGCTGCTGGGAGGGGCTAGTGCGGCTGGCTTTCTGGCGAACTGCGCTCTGCAACTGATCGGGCTATTGTGCATCCTGACGGTGGTCCTGTCCGGCTCGTTGCCGGTGCTGCCGCGACCGGCCCGCCTTCTACTTTGCCTGTTCGGCGCGGCGGCGGCGTTGTTGCTGTTCGAGCTGCTGCCCTTGCCGCCTTTTCTCTGGCAGCTGCTGCCCGGGCGCGGCGTGGAGGCGCAGGGCTATGCACTGCTCGGCATGAGCGCACCGTGGCTGCCCGTCACGCTGTCGCCAGACGGCACGCTGTCCGCCCTCGCATCGCTGATCCCTCCCGTCGCCATGATTCTGCTGGTCTATGCGTCGTCCGGCTATGGGCGGCTGTTTTCCGTCTATGCGCTGGTCGCGATCGCGATCCTGTCGATCCTGCTCGGGCTGTTCCAGAGAATGCAGGGGCCCGACTCCCCTTATTATATCTATGAAGTGACCAATCTCGGCGGCGTCGTCGGCTTTTTCGCGAACCGCAATCACCTCGCCACATTGCTGCTGACGACGCTGCCGTTCGTGAGCGCGCTGGCGGTCAGTCCCAAGCGCAATGCCAAGCAGGATGAGTCGAAGGTCGGCCGCCTGATGATCACGTGCTGCATGGGCCTGCTCATCGCGGTCGGCATTCTGGTGGTGAAGTCCGCCGCAGGCTGGATGCTTCTTCCGCCCACCCTGTTCGCAGGCGTGGCGATCTTCCTGCGCGGCGAAAGCGGCGTGGTGCCCCGCCCGGTGTTGCAGATCGGCACGCTGCTGTGTGTGGTCTGTGTCATCGCGTCGATCGCGGTGCCGATCAAATCGAACGATCTCGGCGACAAGCTGAGCGGCATCGACCCCCATATGCGCAACCAGTCGATCCGCACGACGGCGGCCGCCTCGCTGCACTATCTGCCATTCGGATCGGGCGGCGGCACCTTCACCCGCGTCTATCCCGAATATGAGAATGCCGAAAACGCGTCGCTGGAATATCTCAATCATGCCCATGACGATTATGTCGAAGTCGCGCTGGAGCATGGCCTGCCCGGTATCGCGCTGATCGTCGCGGCATTCATTTTCTGGCTGACGCTGGTCCGCCAGGTCTGGGCTCGCGAACGGGGCGATGCCCTGGCCCGTGCCGGTTCGATCGCGGTCGGCCTCATTTTCGCGCATTCCATTGTCGATTACCCGCTGCGCACGGCGGCCATCGCGGCCGTCGCGGCGCTCGCCGCCTCACTGATGGTCGCGCCCGAGTCCGCGGAGATGCCGAACTGGCAATCCACGCGCCGGCAGAGGCGGAAGAGGGGCAAGAGCGCACGGACGATCGATATTTCGGTGACAAACCGATGACAGCTGATCGCGGCCCCGTTGCGCAGGGCTCGGCCTTGCCGCTTGCCATGCGGGGCGATGCCACTGCATCTTCGCCCATGCGATTGCCGATCGCGAGCAGCAGCCTTTTCCGGACAAACGCGATATCATGAACGACATCACAGCCACCTTCCCGCAGGATCGTCCGGAAGACCCGAAAGGGCCGCTGGCGCACAAGGGCACCACCGCCCTCGCCAACCCCATTCAGGTGGAAAAGCCACCTCATCATTTCGACGTCAACGAGGCGTGGCGCATCCTGATGAAGTGGCGCTGGCTGATCGTCGGCATCATGATCGCGTCGATCGCGGTGGCGATCATCGTCACCGTGCTGACGACGCCGATCTATCGTTCCACGGTGACGCTCCAGATCAATACCCAGCCGCTGCAGGTCATGCAGCAGCAGGAGAATACCGACGTTCAGCCGGTATCGCGCGACGAGGCGACGTTCCTCGCGACGCAGATCGGTCTGCTGAGCAGCCGGACGCTCGCCGAGCGGGTGATGCGGACGCTGAACCTGGCGGACAACAACGCCTTCGTGAAGGGCTATCCCAATCGGCAGGCCCGCGAAGGCGCGGTCATCGCCAAGCTCATGAAGAATCTCGAGGTGACACCGCTTCGCGGCAGCACCCTGATCATGATCGGCTATGACGATCCGGACCCGGCATTGGCGGCCCGCATCATCAACGCTTTCTCGCAGGGCTTCATCGATACCTCGCTTGAACGAGGCTATAACGCCACCGCGTTCGCCCGCCAGTTCCTGCAGAGCCGGCTCGACGCGACGCGCGGCAAGCTGGAGAGCAGCGAGCGTGCGCTCGTGGCCTATGCCCGTTCGCAGAATATCCTGTCGCTCGACGGCAGCGCCAGTGCCGCCGGCGGCAAGGACGGCGACAGCGCGTCCGCGCAGGACTCCCTGTCCGCCCAGTCGCTCGTCGCCTACAACGAAGCGCTGACAGCCGCGACGCGCGACCGCATCGCAGCGGAGGAGGCCTATCGCCAGGGCGATCCCGCAGCGAGCGCGGCGGCCGAGAGCAATCCGGCGGTGCAGCAGTTGCGGGGGCAGCTGGCCGGCGTTCAGGCCGATTATCAGCAGAAGCTCGGCACCTATCGCCCCGATTATCCCGAATTGGTTGCGCTGCGTCAGCGCATGGACTCGCTCAGCAGCGCGATCAGCAGCGAGACCCACAAGCTCGCCTCCGCGCAGCGTGATACGTTGCGCTCGGCCTATGTCTCCGCTCGTGGCCGCGAGCAGGAACTGCAGAGCCAGGTCAACACCTATCGCTCGAACGTGCTGGATCTCCGCAATCGCGGCATCCAATATAATATCCTGCAGCGCGATCTCGATACCAACCGCTCGATCTATGATGCGCTGCTCCAGCGCTTCAAGGAGATCGGCGCGGCCAGCGGTGTCGGAGAAAGCCAGGCCGCGATCGTCGACAACGGTGTTCGGCCGAGCACGCCTTATTATCCCAACGTCTTCGAGAATCTGGCGATCGGCCTGCTCGCCGGTCTCGTGATCGGCCTGGGCACCGCCTTCGCGATCGAATTCATCGACGACACGATCAAGACGCCGGACGATGTCATCAACAAGCTGAAGATCCCGGTGCTCGGCGTGGTGCCCAAGAACAGCAAGGGCATGACCTTCGTCGACGAGCTGAAGGACCAGCGTTCGGAGATCAGCGAAGCCTATTACACGGTGATGAGCTCGATCCAGTTCATCGCGGGCAGCAGTTTCCCGCGCACGGCGCTGGTGACGAGCACGCGGCCGAGCGAAGGCAAATCGTCGAGCTCGCTGGCCCTGGCGCAGAATCTCGCACGCACCGGCGCCAGCGTGGTGCTGGTCGATGCCGATATGCGCAAGCCTTCGTTCAAGACCAGCCTGCCCGAGGAAATGGGCCTGGCGACTTTGCTGCTGTCTAACGGCGACGTCATGGAGCATGTCGCCGCGACGTCCCTGGCCAACCTCTCGCTGCTGTCGAGCGGCCCGATCCCGCCCAATCCCGCGGAGCTGCTGGCGACGCCGCGGATCAACACGATCATTGCGGAGCTGTCGGCGCATTTCGACATCGTGCTGATCGATTCGCCGCCGGTGCTGGGTTTTGCCGACGTGCCGGTGCTGTCCGCAATCTGCGATGCGACGATCCTGGTGGTCGAAGCCGGTGCGGTTCGCCGTCCGTCGGTGCTGAGTTCGCTGCGCCGGATCATGGCCGCCAACGGCCATGTCGCCGGGGCGATCCTGACCAAATATAACCCCCGCAACGGTGGTTATGGATACGGTTATGGCTATGGCTATGGCTACGGTTATGGCTACGCCCCCGGCAGCTCGCCGCGCTACGGCCAGGATGCCGAGGTTCGTCAGCTCGATATCGACCGGATCGCGTGATGGCAGACGATGCCCGTTTCGTTCCCGGCCCGGTGGTGCGATGGTCGATGCTCGGCGCCGCGCTCCTGCTGGGCTGGATATCCGTCCGCGCCGGCGTGCAGGGCAATTTCCAGGAGAGCGACCCTGCGGTCGCCGTGCAGGCCTGGCCGGCGGGCGGCACCGCCCTGGAGGCGCTCGCCCGCGGGCGTGTGGCGGCGGCAAGCGGGGAGATCGACGACACCACCCGTTCGCTCTACCGCAGCGCGCTGACGCAGGAGCCGCTGCTTGCGAATCCGCTGGCGCTGGCCGCGCTCGATGCGGCCAATTCGGGCCATACCGACCGTGCCGAAAGGCTGATGCTGGCGGCGCGCGACCGCGACATCCGCATCCCGATGGTTCGCTTCTGGCTGTTCGATCATTTCGTGCGAACCGGCCAATATCCCCGCGCGCTCGATGAAGTCGGCCCGGCGATCCGGTTGCAGTCCGATTCCATCACCGCCATCATGACGGTGCTGGCGGCGATCGCCAGCACGCCGGACGGCAATAGCGCATTGGCGCACAAGCTCGCGTCGCATCCGTTCTGGGAGACGGACTTCTTCAACACCGCCAAGAACAGCACGCCGCCGGAAGCGTTGCTGACGCTGCTGTCCCGCCTGCCCAACCCCGCCCAGGCGCTGGACGAGCAGCGCGCGGTGTTCCTGGCGCTGATCGATGCCGGGGACGGCGCCCGCGCCTATCAGACGTGGCGTCAACTCGTGCCGGCGGTCTACCGCACGCAGATTCAGGGCGTCTATGATGGCAATTTCAGCCACTGGCCCGGTGCCGAGCCATTCAACTGGATGCTGACCAACGACAGCAACGGTACTGCCCGGATGGTGAGCGCGAGCGATCTGCCGCAATCCACGGCCCTCGACGTGCGCTATTTCGGAACCGACGCCACCATGCTGGCCGAGCAATATACCGATGCCGCGCCCGGTCTCTACAAGCTCGAACTGGCCGCCCGGCGGCGCAGCACCGCCGCCACCGGCGGGCGGCTCGCCATGGAGGTGCGCTGCATGCGGGGCGACCTGCTGGCGACCCTGCCGCTTGATCCGCTCGATCTGGAACTGCGCGCCTTCTCGATGCCGGTGACGGTGCCGGCAGGGTGCGGGCTGCTGCGGGTTCGGCTGGTGGGCGCACCCGGCGATCTGTTCAGCGAGGTCGAGGCCCAGATCACCGGCGTCACGCTGGTGCGTGGTGGCTGACCGAAGGACGGCGTCGACGCCATGATGCGCCTGCGCGCGCTGACCCGATCCGATCTGGGCCGGCGCCTTGCCCTTGCCACCGTGTCCAGCGGCATCATCTGGGCCGCCGGGACGGCCGCGACCTTCGCGGTGGGGGTGCTGCTGGCGCGCCGGCTGGGGCCGGCCGGCTATGGCGTCTATGGCACGGCGATCGCCATCGTCACGCTGCTCGCGGTGCCCGCCCAGTTCGGTCTGCCCCTGCTCTCGACACGGGAAGTGTCGGCGGCGCGCGTGCGCGGCCGGGCGGACGAGGTGGCGGCACTCGGCTGGTGGTTCGCCGCGATCGTCGCCGGCGCCTCCCTCTTCCTCGCGGGCGGGCTCCGGCTCGCGAACGATGTTCTGCCCCTCGCCCCGCCGATCCGGCCGGCGATCGCCGCGGCAGCTTTGCTGTTGCCGGCATTGGCCTTGTCCGGGCTGACCAGCGGACTGCTGCGGGGACGCGAGCGTGTGATCACCAGCCAGTTGCTCGATGTGCTGATACGACCGCTCGTCTTCGTCGCCGCATTGCTCGCATGGTCGCAGCCGCTGGGGCCATCGCAGGCGATCGGCGCACAGGTGGTGGCCGCAGGAACCATCGCGCTGATCGGCTTCGTGCTGTTCTTCCGCGGGCTGCCGCTCACCATGTCCGGTGGTGCCGTCCGTCTCCGCACCTGGTCTGCCGCGGCCTTTCCGATGACATTGATGGAGGCGATGCGCGCGCTCGAAGGCAGCTATGCCGTGCTGGTGGCGAGCTATGTCGCGAGTATCGCCGATGCCGGGCTGCTGCGGGTGGCGATCGCCAGTTCGGTGATCCTGCAATTGCCGATCTCGTTGCAGAACATCGTCACGGCCCCCTTCCTCGCCGGCGCCCACGCGGCGGGCGAGACCCGGCGCCTGGCCCAGATCGTGGCGGCATCGACATTGTTCATGACCGGCGGGGTGGCGGCGGTGCTGATCGTCCTCGCCGTCGCGGGACGATGGGCGCTCCCCTTCGCCTTCGGGCAGGGCTTTGCCGGCGCCTATGTGCCGCTGATGATCCTGGGCGGCAACCAGTTGCTCTCGGCCATGATCGGCCCGAACATCATGCTGCTGAGCATGACCGGGCATGAGCGTATCGTCGCCCAGGCATTCATCGCATCGGTGCTGGCGGGCGTGGCGACGGCGGCGGTCCTCACGCCGATATTCGGCGTCACCGGCACCGCCGCCTCGACCTGGGTGGTCACCGCGATCCGGGGCGTGCTGCTCAATCGCCACGCGCGACAAACGCTGGGTCTCTCGCCGTCGCTTCTTGCCGCGATCGGGCAGTTCAGCCGTCACGGTGGTTCGGCGCGTCCGGATGCGGCATCCGGGCGGGGTGGCCTGTGAACGCCCCGGCGCGCGTCTGATGGCCCGCATCGCCCTGCTGTTGCCGGACCTGCAAGTGGGTGGCGCCGAGCGCGTCACGCTGACTCTGGCCGCGGGCCTGCTCGCGCTCGGCGACGGGGTCGATCTGGTGGTGCTCCGCCGGGAAGGGCCGCTGCTCGATGAAATCCCCGCCGGCCTCCGGCTGATTTCGCTCGATGCGCCACGATTGCGGCAGGCGGCGCGCCCGCTCGCCGATTATTATGCCCGCGAACGGCCCGATGCGCTGCTCGCGCCGATGTGGCCGCTCAGCAGCATCGCGGTATGGGCCGCCCGCCGCAGCGATACGCGCGTGGTCGTGATCGAGCACAATATGCTGTCGGTCGAAGCCCGGACATGGCGGCTGGCCGCCCGCCTCCTGCTCCGGCCGGTCCTGCGCTGGACCCATCGCCGCGCGGCCGCCCGGATATCGGTGTCGCAGGGTGCGGCGGACGATCTGGCGAGGCTGAGCGGCTTGCCGGGAGATGCCGTAGAGGCAGTCTATAACCCCATCCCCCTGCCCATCCCCCCTGTCGAGGACGAACGGCTCGACTGGGGCGGAACCGGGCGGCGGATCCTGACCGTCGGCCGTCTCAAGGCCCAGAAGAACCATCGTCTGCTGGTCGAGGCGTTCGCCCGGATGAGCCGTCCGGAAGACCGGCTCGCGATCGTGGGAGAAGGCGAGGAGCGCGCCGAGATCGAAAGGATCGCCGCCGAGCTGGGTGTGGCGGACAGGCTGTTGCTGCCGGGCTTCATGGCCGATCCCGGTCGCTGGTATGCCTCGGCCGATCTGTTCGTGCTGTCGTCCGACTATGAAGGCTTCGCCAATGTCGTGGCCGAGGCGCTGGGCTACGGGCTGACCGTGGTGTCGACCGACTGCCCGAGTGGCCCTGCCGAAATCCTCGCCGGTCTCGGCCGGTTGGTGCCGGTCGGCGATGCCGCTGCGCTGGCGGCTGCGATGACCTCCGCACTGGATGCGCCGGACGCACCCGATGCCGCCCGAACGCGCGCGGAAGCCTTTGCGCCGCAATCGATCACCCGGCGCTATCGCGCGCTGTTGCTGGGTGATGCCGGATGACGATCCTCTACATCAGCCAGGACGGCATCGCCGATCATATCGGCCAGAGCCAGATCGCGCCCTATATTCTCGGGCTCGCCGCCCGCGGTCATGACATCCATCTGATCAGCGCCGAGAAGGACGGCATGGAACCCATCCTCGCCCGCTATCGCGCGCGTTTCGATGCGGCTGGCGTGCGCTGGACGGTGGTGCGCTACCATAAGCCGCTGCTCGGCACGCTGCGCGATCTTGTGGCGATGACACGCGCCGCGCGGCGCATCGCGCGGGTCGAACATATCAGCCTGATCCATTGCCGCAGCCATCCGACCATGCCCGTCGGCATGGCGGTGAAGCGCTGGACCGGCGCCAGGCTGCTCTTCGACTTTCGCGACTTCTGGGCGGACACCGGCATCGCCAAGGGCCGCTTCGTGCCGATCTACCGCTTCTTCAAGCGGCTGGAACGGCGCTTCATCGCGGCTGCCGATCACGTTAATTGCCTCACCGAGCGCGCGGCGGCGTATCTGCGCCGTGTCTATCCCGAACAGCAGGCCAGCTGGTCGGTGATCCCGTGCTGCGCCGATTTCGATCTGTTCCGGCTGGCCACCGATGCCGGTGCGACCCGCGCCGAACTGGCCATCGCCGGGGATGCGACGGTATTGCTCTATCTCGGCAGCATCGGCCCGGACTATCTGCTCGATCGGATGATGGCGCTGTTCGCGGCTTTGCGCGGCCTCCGCCCCGATGCGATATTCCTGTTCGTCGTCAACAATGCGGCCGAGACCGTCCATGCCGCCGCCGCCGCCGCCGGGCTGCCGCGCGAGGCGATCCGCGTCACTGGTGCCCCGCGCGAGCGCGTGCCGGCCTTGATCGGGGCGGCCAATCTCTCGGTGGTGTTCATCCGTGCCGATCTCTCGAAGATCGGCTGCTCGCCGACCAAGCTCGGCGAGACATTGGCCTGCGGCGTGCCGGTCGTGGCCAATGCCGGTGTCGGCGATCTCGACGCGCTGCTCGATCCCGCTGTCAATGGATCGCTCACCGTGACCGATTTCGCGCCGGCGACCTTGCGGGATGGGCTTGAACGGGTTTTGCATTCGTCCCTTTCCGGCGCAGAAATCCGCCAATCCGCTCTGGCGTTCAGCCTCGAATCCGGCATAAATGCCTATGCTTCGGTGTATGAGGCGCTCAGGGGGGGATCATGAGCCGGATGGATGCGTATCCCGTCTTGGAACGGCGATGCTGAACGTCGTCGTTTTGAACGGCGGCCGTGGCGCCGCGACGCTGCTGCCGTCGCTGCTCGATCTGCCGGGCGTCCGGCTGACCTCGATCGTCAACGCCTATGACGACGGCAAGTCGACCGGCGAGATCCGGCGTTTCTTCGGGATGCTGGGGCCGTCCGACCTCCGCAAGGTGCAGGCGCTGATGCTGCCGCAGGATGGCACCCAAGCCGCCGCCCGCGCGCTGTTCGATCATCGCTTCGCCGACGACATCGGCCATGCCGAGGCCTGGGCCACGCTCGCCCGGTTTCGTGACGGCGGCGATCTGCCGGCTGCGATCGGCGTGCTGCCGCTTCGGATCGCCAACGTGCTGCGTGGCTGGATCGATCGCTTCCTCGACGCGCTGCCGCTCGCGGAGACGGTGATCGGCCGCCGCTTTGCCTTCGGCGACTGCGCGATCATGAACATCCTCTACGCCGGCGCCTTCCTCGCCTGCGCGCGCGACATGGAGGAGACGGTGTCCGCCGTCGACCGGCTGTTCCGGCTGCGCGGCGTGGTGCTGCCCAACAGCTGCGACGATCGCTGGCTGGCCGCCGAGCGGGAGGACGGCACGATCCTGTCGACCGAGGCCGAGATCGTCGAATTGCGCTCGAACGACCGGCTCGCGCGGCTTTTCCTGCTGGAACGGCCGGTCGATGCGGAGGCGCTGGCGCGGCTCGATAGCGCCGACCGGGCGCGTTTTCTCGCTCAGCGCCACACGCCCGTCCGGCTGTCGGCCGGCGCGCGGCTGGCGATCGAGCAGGCCGATGCGATCATCTATTCGGCCGGCACCCAGCACAGCTCGCTATACCCGACCTATATGTCGCGCGGCATCGCCGCCGACATCGCGGCGAACAGCGGCGCCTTGAAGGTGTTCGTCACCAACATCGGCGCCGATTACGAGACGCCGCGCTATCGCACCTCCGATTTCGTGCAGGGCGCATTGCGCTTCCTCCGCCTCGGCGTGGAGCGCTTCATCGCCACCGAGGATCTGATCCACGTCGCGCTGATCAATTCCAGCCGGATCAAGCCCGACGAAACCTATGTCGACGACGATGCCGAGAATTTTGCCGATCTGCCGGTGATGCGGATCGTCGCCGATCTCGAATCCCGCGCGGCGCCGGGCAAGCATGATGGCGCGGCGATCGTGCGGTTGATCATGGAACAGCTCGATCGCCGCGAAGAGGCAAGGCGCCATGCACGGGCCTGAGCGGTTGCTGGCGGGGCGCCGGCTGTTCATCTTCGATCTCGACGGCACGCTGGCCGACAGCTCGCCGATCCATGCCGCCGCCTTCGCCACCGTGCTGGCGCCGCGCGGCATCGCCGTCGACTATCCCGCGATCGCCGGCATGGCGACCGCACCGGCGATGCGGCACCTGCTCGCCTTGGCCGGGCAGCAGCCCGACGACGCCGAACTCGCCGCGCTCGTCGCCGCGAAGCGGGCCGCCGCGCGACAGGCCCTCGTCGGGCTGCGCGAGATAGCAGGGGCCGGCGCCTTCGTCGCTTGTGCCGCCCGCCATCATCGGCTGGCGCTTTGCACCTCGGCGGCGCGCGTGACCGCCGACGCGACGCTCGCGGTGCTGGGGCTGGCGGATCGCTTCGAGACGATCGTTACCGCCGACGATGTCGCGAAGCCGAAGCCCGATGCCGAGGCGTTCCTGGCCGTCCTCGATCGTGCCGGGGTGGCCGCCGCCGATGCGCTGATATTCGAGGATAGCGAGGCCGGGCTTGCCGCCGCGCATGCCGCCGGGATCGATGCGATCCGGATCGGCGAAGGGGCCGCCGACTGGCCCCGCCTTACCCTGCTGCTGGATGGAGCGGCTGCGTGAAGATCCTCGCGGCGGTGGTCACGCATAACCGTTGCGTGCTGCTGGAACGCTGCGTCGATGCGATCCGCGCCCAGACCAGGCCGGCGGACGGCGTGGTCGTCATCAACAATGCCAGCACCGACGGCACCGTGGCGATGCTCGATGCCAAGGGCGTGGCCCATGTCGATCAGGCCAATCTCGGCTCGGCCGGCGGCTGGAACCGCGCCATCGCGGAGTGTCTCGCGGGGGGCTATGACGCCGTCTGGCTGATGGACGATGACGGCTATCCCGACGCCGATGCGCTGGCGGCCCTGGCCGGCAGCCTGACCGACGGCATCGCCTGCGTCTCGTCGGTGGTGCTGCGCGAGACCGAGCCGACCCATTTCGTCTTTCCCTTCCCGCTGCTCGATCGGGCCGGCCTGCCGGTGGTGATGGCCCGGCCACGCAAGCTGGCGACGCTCGCCGAACTGGACGGCATCGCGCAGGCCGGCAGCTATCCTTTCGCGCATCTGTTCAACGGCGCCCTCATCGCGCGGGCCGCGATCGACGCGGCCGGCACGGTCGATACCGGATTCTTCATGTTCGGCGACGAGGTCGATTATTTCTTCCGACTGCGCCAAGTGGGCGAAGTCCGTTCGGTGCTGGCCGCGCGTCATTATCATCCCGACGTCGCGCGCCGGCCGCTGACACCCGCCAAGCTCTATTATTATCTCAAGAATACGCTGATTTTGAACCGCCGTTACTTTGACAAGGTGGCGGTGCGTGATGCATTGACGCTCGGAGTGGGATTGGCGCGCTACGGCGCGCGCAATGGGTGGTATTCTCTCGTCATCATGCTGGTCTGGCGTCGGCGGCAATTGGTGCCGCGCGCCATATCTCGGGGTCTACGTGGAAAGGTAGGGCCCGACTTCAATGAGTGAACCCCGTGTGCTGATCGCCGCCGCCGGCGCGGGCGCGCGCGCCGGCCTGCCCTATCCCAAGACGCTGCATCCCGTGCAGGGCCGAGCGATCCTGGGCCGCCTGCTCGATGTGACGGCACGCCTCGATCCCAGCCCGACGATCATCGTCTCGCCGTCGGGACGTGCGCCGATCACCCAGTTTCTCGATAGCGAAGGCGCGCGCGCGCATCTGGTCGAACAGGCCTTGCCGACCGGTATGGGAGATGCGGTGCTGGCGTTCGAACGCTCGCCCGCCGCGGCCGGCGCGGATACCGTGGTGCTGGCGTGGGGGGACATCCCCTTCCTGTCCTCCGAGACCGTAGCGGCGACGCTCGCGCATCATCAGCGAACCGGCGCGGTGCTGACCTTCCCCTCGATCCGCGTCGACCGCGCCTACACGATCGTCTCGCGCGCTGCCGATGGCAGCGTCGCGGCGCTGGACGAGACCCGCCTGTCGGGCGCCGAACCCGGACCCGGCGAACGCGATATCGGCCTGTTCCTGTTTCGCGCCGCCCCGGTGCTGACCGCGCTGCGACAGTCGGCCGCCGAGCATGATCCGGCGCGGGGCGAGCATGGGTTCCTGCAGCTGATCCGGCGCCTGGTGGCCGCCGGGCATCGTGTCGAGGCCCCGCCGATCGCGACGGATCGCGAAACCATCTCCTTGAATGCCCTCAGCGATCTCGGGGCCGACGCCTGATGTGCGGCATTGCAGGAATGCTGACCATCGGGGCCGTCACCGAAACCGTGATGCGGGCCATGGCCGATGCGGTGGCGCATCGCGGCCCGGATGACGAGGGCGTGTGGATCGATGCCGGCGCAGGCATCGGCCTGGCCCACCGGCGGCTGTCGATCGTCGATCTCTCCGCGGCCGGGCACCAGCCCTTCCATTCGCGCTGTGGCCGCTTCGTGCTCAGCTACAATGGCGAGATCTACAACCATGCCGAACTGCGACGGACGATCGAGGAGAAGGGGCCGGTTCCGTGGCGTGGCCATTCGGATACCGAGACCCTGCTGGAAGCGATCGCGCTCTGGGGGCTGAGCGAGGCGCTCCAGCGTGCGAGCGGCATGTTCGCGCTGGCGCTATGGGATCGCGAGACCCGTGAACTCAGCCTCGCGCGCGATCGGGTGGGCGAGAAACCGCTTTATTATG
This genomic window from Sphingomonas abietis contains:
- a CDS encoding O-antigen ligase family protein, whose amino-acid sequence is MSRAISRYLAPIYLTLCLLLGGASAAGFLANCALQLIGLLCILTVVLSGSLPVLPRPARLLLCLFGAAAALLLFELLPLPPFLWQLLPGRGVEAQGYALLGMSAPWLPVTLSPDGTLSALASLIPPVAMILLVYASSGYGRLFSVYALVAIAILSILLGLFQRMQGPDSPYYIYEVTNLGGVVGFFANRNHLATLLLTTLPFVSALAVSPKRNAKQDESKVGRLMITCCMGLLIAVGILVVKSAAGWMLLPPTLFAGVAIFLRGESGVVPRPVLQIGTLLCVVCVIASIAVPIKSNDLGDKLSGIDPHMRNQSIRTTAAASLHYLPFGSGGGTFTRVYPEYENAENASLEYLNHAHDDYVEVALEHGLPGIALIVAAFIFWLTLVRQVWARERGDALARAGSIAVGLIFAHSIVDYPLRTAAIAAVAALAASLMVAPESAEMPNWQSTRRQRRKRGKSARTIDISVTNR
- a CDS encoding lipopolysaccharide biosynthesis protein, coding for MMRLRALTRSDLGRRLALATVSSGIIWAAGTAATFAVGVLLARRLGPAGYGVYGTAIAIVTLLAVPAQFGLPLLSTREVSAARVRGRADEVAALGWWFAAIVAGASLFLAGGLRLANDVLPLAPPIRPAIAAAALLLPALALSGLTSGLLRGRERVITSQLLDVLIRPLVFVAALLAWSQPLGPSQAIGAQVVAAGTIALIGFVLFFRGLPLTMSGGAVRLRTWSAAAFPMTLMEAMRALEGSYAVLVASYVASIADAGLLRVAIASSVILQLPISLQNIVTAPFLAGAHAAGETRRLAQIVAASTLFMTGGVAAVLIVLAVAGRWALPFAFGQGFAGAYVPLMILGGNQLLSAMIGPNIMLLSMTGHERIVAQAFIASVLAGVATAAVLTPIFGVTGTAASTWVVTAIRGVLLNRHARQTLGLSPSLLAAIGQFSRHGGSARPDAASGRGGL
- a CDS encoding GumC family protein codes for the protein MNDITATFPQDRPEDPKGPLAHKGTTALANPIQVEKPPHHFDVNEAWRILMKWRWLIVGIMIASIAVAIIVTVLTTPIYRSTVTLQINTQPLQVMQQQENTDVQPVSRDEATFLATQIGLLSSRTLAERVMRTLNLADNNAFVKGYPNRQAREGAVIAKLMKNLEVTPLRGSTLIMIGYDDPDPALAARIINAFSQGFIDTSLERGYNATAFARQFLQSRLDATRGKLESSERALVAYARSQNILSLDGSASAAGGKDGDSASAQDSLSAQSLVAYNEALTAATRDRIAAEEAYRQGDPAASAAAESNPAVQQLRGQLAGVQADYQQKLGTYRPDYPELVALRQRMDSLSSAISSETHKLASAQRDTLRSAYVSARGREQELQSQVNTYRSNVLDLRNRGIQYNILQRDLDTNRSIYDALLQRFKEIGAASGVGESQAAIVDNGVRPSTPYYPNVFENLAIGLLAGLVIGLGTAFAIEFIDDTIKTPDDVINKLKIPVLGVVPKNSKGMTFVDELKDQRSEISEAYYTVMSSIQFIAGSSFPRTALVTSTRPSEGKSSSSLALAQNLARTGASVVLVDADMRKPSFKTSLPEEMGLATLLLSNGDVMEHVAATSLANLSLLSSGPIPPNPAELLATPRINTIIAELSAHFDIVLIDSPPVLGFADVPVLSAICDATILVVEAGAVRRPSVLSSLRRIMAANGHVAGAILTKYNPRNGGYGYGYGYGYGYGYGYAPGSSPRYGQDAEVRQLDIDRIA
- a CDS encoding glycosyltransferase, coding for MTILYISQDGIADHIGQSQIAPYILGLAARGHDIHLISAEKDGMEPILARYRARFDAAGVRWTVVRYHKPLLGTLRDLVAMTRAARRIARVEHISLIHCRSHPTMPVGMAVKRWTGARLLFDFRDFWADTGIAKGRFVPIYRFFKRLERRFIAAADHVNCLTERAAAYLRRVYPEQQASWSVIPCCADFDLFRLATDAGATRAELAIAGDATVLLYLGSIGPDYLLDRMMALFAALRGLRPDAIFLFVVNNAAETVHAAAAAAGLPREAIRVTGAPRERVPALIGAANLSVVFIRADLSKIGCSPTKLGETLACGVPVVANAGVGDLDALLDPAVNGSLTVTDFAPATLRDGLERVLHSSLSGAEIRQSALAFSLESGINAYASVYEALRGGS
- a CDS encoding glycosyltransferase codes for the protein MARIALLLPDLQVGGAERVTLTLAAGLLALGDGVDLVVLRREGPLLDEIPAGLRLISLDAPRLRQAARPLADYYARERPDALLAPMWPLSSIAVWAARRSDTRVVVIEHNMLSVEARTWRLAARLLLRPVLRWTHRRAAARISVSQGAADDLARLSGLPGDAVEAVYNPIPLPIPPVEDERLDWGGTGRRILTVGRLKAQKNHRLLVEAFARMSRPEDRLAIVGEGEERAEIERIAAELGVADRLLLPGFMADPGRWYASADLFVLSSDYEGFANVVAEALGYGLTVVSTDCPSGPAEILAGLGRLVPVGDAAALAAAMTSALDAPDAPDAARTRAEAFAPQSITRRYRALLLGDAG